The DNA sequence GGTGTCGTTGAACACGCGCAGCATGGGCACGATGCCGTTGCTGGTGCCGTTGGTGCCCTTGATGTAGCTGCCCTTGGCGCGCAGGTTGTGGATGCTGAGGCCGATGCCGCCGGCGCTCTGGCTGATCTGGGCGCACTGCTTCAGGGTGTCATAGATGCCGCTGATGCTGTCCTCCTTCAGTTGCAGCAGGAAGCAGCTGCTCATCTGCGGCTTGGGGGTGCCGGCGTTGAAGAGCGTGGGCGTGGCGTGGGTGTACCAGCCTTCGCTGAGGTCGTTGTAGGTGCGGATGGCGCTGTCCAGGTCGTGCTTGTGGATGCCCACGGCCACGCGCATCAGCAGGTGCTGGGGGCGCTCCACCACCTTGCCGTCGAGCTTCAGCAGGTAGCTGCGCTCCAGGGTCTTGAAGCCGAAGTAGTCGTACTGGAAGTCGCGGTCGTAGATGATGGCGCTGTCCAGCACCTCGGCGTTGTCGCGGATGATGGCCCACACATCCTCGGCGATAAGGCCGGCCTGCTCGCCGGTCTTGGGGTCGATGTACGCGTAGAGGTCCTTCATGGTCTCGCTGAAGGACTTCTTGGTGTTCTTGTGCAGGTTGCTGACGGCGATGCGGCTGGCGAGCTGGGCGTAGTCCGGGTGGCGCACCGTCATGGTGGCGGCCACTTCGGCGGTGAGGTTGTCCAGCTGGGTGGTGGAGACGCCATCGTAGATGCCGTCGATGACCTTGAGGGTCACCTGGGTGGCATCGACCATGGGGTCCAGCCCGTAGCACAGCTTCTTCACCCGGGCGGTGATCTTGTCGAACTTCACCGCCTCCCGGCGGCCATCGCGCTTCACAACGTACATGCTTCTCTTCGGTTTTGGTCCCTTGGGCGCGGCTCCCGCCTGGCCTCGGGGTGTTGGGTTATGGTGATCCGCTGCGCCGGGGCGACGGGGTTTCCGTCACGGTCCGGGATCGGAAAGGTGGTCGGGGTTCAGGGCCTTCCGGCAGGTGCGGGTCGGCGGTTCTTCAACGGTTGAATGTGAGATCGCTTTCGGGTCGTTCGTTCGGGTCCTGACGGTCGGCTTTTCGACTCTGGCCTCTGGCCTCCAGCCTCTGGCCTCCAGCCTCCAGCCTCCAGCCTCCAGCTTCCGGCCTCCAGCTTCCAGCTTCCGGCTTGTGGCCTGTGGCCTGTGGCTTGTGGCTTGCGGCTTATGGCTTGCGGCTTGTGGCTTGTGGCTTGCGGCTTGTGGCTTGCGTTCAGAAATCGGCGTCCAGGCTGAACTTGTTGGTCTCCTTGTTCTGGGTCATCACCCCGGCCTTCTGGTACTCGCCCACGCGCTTCTCGAAGAAGTTGGTCTTGCCCTGCAGGCTGATCATGTCCATGAAGTCGAAGGGGTTGGCGGCGTGGTAGATCTTCTCGTTGCCCAGCTCCATCAGCAGGCGGTCGGCCACGAACTCGATGTACTGCTGCATCAGCTTGGCGTTCATGCCGATGAGGTTGACGGGCAGCGCGTCGGTGACGAACTCCTTCTCGATCTCCACCGCATCGCGGATGATGGTCTCCACGGTCTTCTTGGGCAGCTTGTTGATGAGGTGCTTGGTGTAGAGCAGGCAGGCGAAATCGCAGTGCAGGCCCTCGTCGCGGCTGATGAGCTCGTTGCTGAAGGAGAGGCCGGGCATGAGGCCGCGCTTCTTGAGCCAGAAGATGCTGCAGAAGCTGCCGCTGAAGAAGATGCCCTCCACGGCGGCGAAGGCGATGAGGCGCTCGGCGAAGCCGCCCTTGCCGATCCAGCGCAGGGCCCACTCGGCCTTCTTCTTCACGCAGTCCACCGTGTCGATGGCGTGCAGCAGGCGGTCCTTCTCCAGGGGGTCCTTGATGTAGGTGTCGATCAGCAGGCTGTAGGTCTCGCTGTGGATGTTCTCCATCATCACCTGGAAGCCGTAGAAGCAACGGCCCTCGGGATATTGCACCTCGTTGAGGAAGTTGACCGCGAGGTTCTCGTTCACGATGCCGTCGCTGGCGGCGAAGAAGGCCAGCACGTGCTTGATGAAGTAGCGCTCGTCGTCGTTGAGCTTGGTGTTCCAGTCCACCAGATCGGGGCTCAGGTCGATCTCCTCGGCGGTCCAGAAGCTGGCCTCGTGCTTCTTGTAGAAGTTCCAGATGTCGTGGTGCTGGATGGGGAAGAGGACGAAGCGGTCCTTGTTCTCCTTCAGCAGGGGCTCGTTGGCCGCGTCGGTGCGGGCGGGCATCACATCGTCCAGGCTCATCTGGGTCTGCTTGGTGCTGTCCATCGGTGTCGGTTCGGGGGGTGGGTCAGGGGAAGAATGGTCCACTGGGTGCCAGCCCCATTTTTTTCGTTCGCGTACTGTTCAGGGTCCCGGAGGCGGGTCGGTGTCGGCTCGTCCCGGGCTTACAAAAGTGGACCCGCACGCCGCCATGGACAACGATCGAACGGGGGGATGTTTCCGAAGTTGTTAACACGCTCCGGTTCCCTGCGCCGATCGGGCGGGGGATCGCCTCGCGATCCGTGCAAGCCTTTTCTTTTCACGATCCCTTAACAACGGCGCGCGGCCTTGCGGGGCGCGGCTTCGAGACGGGCGGCGGGCGGCGCTTCGGCACCGCTGCGGGCCTGTGCGGCGGCGTGCTGCAGGGCGGGGCGCATGGGCGTGGTGCTGCGCCGCTCCGCGGCCGCAACCCGCGATCGGTGGGCTGCGCGCGGCGTGCATGCCACGCAACGCCCGATCGGCGGGGGGTGATGGCGGCCGCGCGGCCGCTCGCACACCGGGGGCGCTGCATGCGGGTGGCCGGTGACGTGCGGGCCTTGTCAGCCGCCGCGTTCAGGACGCGCACGCCGGGCGGGGATCATTCCGGCAGGGTCGGGAGCATGGCCTGCAGTTGCGCTTTCAACGCGGGAAGGTGCACAGCGACCACTTCCGCCAGGATCGCCGTATCGATCCGGAAGTAGTCATGGACCAACCGATGGCGCATGCCGATGACCAGGGCCCAGGGGACTTCCGGGTGGGCTGCGCGGAGCTCCTTGGTCAACATGTTGGCCGCCTCGCCGATCACCTCCACGAGCTTCACCGTACCATACCGCAGCATGCCATCCGCATCCAGCGCTTCCTCCCTGCGCGCATCGGGCCATGCCTCCAGCTGCCGGATGGCCTCCAGCATGTGAAGCAGCCTCGCCCGGTCGGCCTCAGGGGCGCGCATAGATCAACTGCTTGTCGCGGTCCACATAGGGCTTCACATGCGGGCTCAGGCCTTTGGTGGTCACCAGGTCCACGGAACGCGAGAGCAGCGCCTCCAGGTCCAGGCCCATTTGGATGAAGTGCAGGCCGATGGGACGCGAATGGTCCAGTTCCACCAGGATGTCCACATCGCTGCGCTCGTCCGCCTCCTCCCGTGCGTAGGAACCGAACAGGTAGGCCTGCTTCACCGGTTGACCGGCGAAATAGTGCCGCAACCGGGCCAACAGATCATCCGACAGCCGCATGAAGCGAAAGTAGCACGACGGCCCTTGTCAGCCGCCGCGTTCAGGACGCGCACGCCGGGCGGGGGCCTTGCGGGCCTTCTTCACCGGCCGCTGCATCCAGGCGGTGTACACCTCCTCCAGCCCGTCGTACCAGTCCTGCCCGTAGGCGCGCACCAGGGCGCTCTTCAGGAAGCGGAACACCGGCACCTCCAGCCGCTCGCCGCAGGCGCAGGCCGGCGCGCAGATGTCCCACCGCTCGTAGTTGAGGCCGTCGGTGTCCTTGAGCTTCACCACGCGGATGGGGTACAGGTGGCAGCTGATGGGCTTGTTGAAGGGCACCGTGCCGTCGCGGTAGGCCTGTTCGATGCCGCACATCCAGATGCCCTTGGCGTTGCGCTTGGCGAAGACGCACTCCTGGTACTCGCCCACCAGCGGGGTCACCAGTTCGCCGTCGCTGTCCACCAGGCTGGTGTGGCCCTGGTCCTTCACGGCCTTGCGGCCGCGGGCGGTCATGTAGGGCTGCAGGGCGGCGTAGTGCTTGTCGATCAGCCGCGCCTCCTCGGGGGTGAGCGGCGCGCCGCTGTCGCCCTGTTCGCAGCAGGCGCCCTTGCAGGCCGCCAGGTCGCACACGAAGCGCTTCTCGAAGAGGTCCTCGCTGAGCAGGATGCCGCGGTGCTCGATCATGGGGGGGTGCGCAGGAATTGGGCGGGGGAAAGGATGCGTGTGCGTTCGAAGCGCTCCAGGACCAACAGGTCGGCATCGCCGGTGATCAGCAGGAGGACCTCCCGCTGCTCCAGGCGGGCCACCAGGCCCGGGAACGAACGGGTCAGCAGCACGCTCACCCACACGTTCGCATCAACGACGATCCTGGTCCTTCTTCGCCTTCGCATGGCGGCGCTTTGAACGGCGATGGGCACCGACCTCCTCCATCACCTCCTGCTGGGTCATCGGCCGCTTCACCTGTGCGCGGATACTGGCCACGATGTCGGAGAGTTTCCGGCCACCGGAAGGCCTCATGGCAATGACCCCCAGCGACTCCAGTTCGTTCAGGATCGCGAGGGCCCGCTTGTCCAACACCTTCACCGCAAGCGTGTCCATGCGCTCAAAAGTACGCATCGCCCTACCCACCCCACACCCGGTGCACCCACGGCGATCTCCTGAAGCGGTGCTTGATCATGGAGGGCAAGCTGGGGGCTTCTACTTCAGGAATTCGTTCACATGCCCGGAAATGCTCCGCTTCACCTGCTCCCAGGTCCGTCCCTTCAAGCTCACCGGATCCTCGCTGTGCTCGGCATCCACGAACCAGGTGATGGCATACGGGATGCTGATCGCAATGCTGTTGTCCGGGAACTTCGCTCTGTGCCTGTCCAGGATCCAGCCCAGACCGTGCTCCGTGAGCAGGACGTCCAGGTCCCAGAAGTCTTTCTTTCTTCCGCGGTGAAGGATGGCCTCGATCTTCATCGGGGCGATGTCCTCATCCGTGTACATCCGAATGCCATCCTGGATCATGATGTCGTTGATGCGCGGATGCGGGTCCTTGACGATGTCGACCTTGACCCCCGCGATCGTGCAGAACGCCGCCCATTTTGCCGCATCCCTTCGGTAGTCGAAGTCGGTCCCGAACTCCTCGGTCAACTCCGCAACGACCCGGGCACGATCGAACTCGCCATGGAAGAACAGGTCCAGGTCGATGGATCGGCGATGCCCGTAGCGAAGAGCCATTGCGGTACCCCCGACCAACGAGAAGTCGTGCAGGGCCGGAAGCCCCATCAGACGCTTCAGTACGGCAAGCGTGTGCGGTTCGACCGACTCAGGGTGAAGCATCGGAACGCCTCCAGGGGCTTGTCGAATATGGCACTGACGAAATGGAGCGTGGCCACGGGAAGGTACCTCGCCTCGAGCAAGGCCTGGACGACCTGCTGATCCCCATAGTACCGCCTGCACTGCCGGATGTCCTCCACATCGCCCCGCTCGAACACCCGCTCGATCACGAAGCTGGCCTTCGCATCGTAGTCGATGGCGTCGAAGTCCACATCCCAGAAGATGCGGCGCGCGAACACGGGCTTGGGCCGGGCGGTCATGCGGTGAAGGTAGCGGCCGGGGCCGGGCGTGTGACCCCACCAGGAGTCGAACCTGGATCAAGAGTTTAGGAAACTCCTATTCTATCCATTGAACTATGGGGTCGCGCCCGGGGCAGGGCCGCGAAGGTAACCCGCCTGTGCACGACAGACCAGCGCGCCCCCTGGCACGTTATTCGGTGGTAACACGCGCCTGTGGATGAGCCGCGCCCGCGCCGCGTCGGCAGGCCCCTGCACCCCCGGACCTTTGTTGAAGGTGTTCTCCCGCTTCGTCCGCCGCGCCCTCCTGTGGGGCAGCGCGCTGCTGGTCCTCTGCGCCGGGGCCCTGGCGGTGGTGGCCACCCTGTACGAGGACGAGGTGAAGGCCCGCCTGCTGGGCCTGCTGAACGCGCAGCTGGCCACGCCCGTGCAGGTGCAGCACATCGACCTCACCCTGCTGCGCCGCTTCCCCAAGGCCAGCCTCCACCTGCACGGCGTGTTCGTGCGCGAGGTGCGCGCCGACAGCGCCGCGGCCGACAGCCTGCTCTACGCCGAGGACCTCTTCCTGGACTTCAACCTCTCGGAGCTGCTCACCGGCAGCTACGGCATCCGCCGAATCCACGGCGAGGGGGTGCGCGCCCACATCGCCCACGATGCCCAGGGCCGGCCCAACTACCGCATCTGGCGCAGCGACAGCACCGCCACCGGACGGCTGCCCCTGGAGCGGCTCACCCTGGAGGACCTGTGGGTGCGCTACCGCCACGGGGGCAGCGGCACGGAGGTGGTCGGTGCCAGCGACCGCATCGCCCTGCGCGGCACCCTGGGCGATGGGCCCAACAGCCTGCGCACCGAGGGCCATGTGCACCTGATCGACTGGCACCAGGGCCGCACCCGCATCCTGGCCGACCGCGAAGCGGAGGTGCTGCTCACCATGACCTTCGGCGACGCCGACAACGCCTTCCGCATCACCAACGGCGAGGTGACCAGCGGCGGTGTGCGCCTCACCAGCACCCTGGCCGTGGTGCCCGAGGCCGATGGCCTCTTCCTGGACCTGCGCGCCGCCGGCGACCAGTGCGACCTGGAGCGCCTGCTGGCGTTGCTTCCGCCGGAGCTCACGCGCCCCCTGCGCCCCTATGGCCTGAAAGGGGAGGCCGATGTGGTGGCCCGCTACGCCGGCACCATCGGCGGTCGCACCCCCCCGGCGCTGGCCGTGCAGCTGGCCGTGCGCGACGGCCGCTTCCGCGAGCAGACCAGCGGCGCCACCTTCGACAAGGTGCACGGCTGGGCCGACCTGGCCCTCACCGGCGACGGCACGCTGGCCGAACTGAAGGTGCGCGAACTGCGCGCCCGCTCCGGCGGCGGCTCCCTGGCCGGCCACCTGCACCTGCGCGGCGGCGCCAAGGCCCAGGTGGATGCCGGGCTGAAGGCCGACCTGGAGCTGGGTGAGCTGCTGCGCTTCGTGCGGCTGGACAGCCTGCAGCACGCCGAGGGTCGCCTCCGCGCCGACCTCACCGCGAAAGGCCCGCTGCCCCGTCTCGCCGGTCTGAGGGCCCGCGACCTGCAGGGCCTGGCCATCGGCGGCACCGCCAGCCTGCACGGCGCCTCCCTTGGCCTGCGCGGCGCAGGCCTGGCCATCACCGCCGTGGATGCCGACCTGGCCCTGGCCGGGCCCGATGCCCGCGTGCAGCGGCTTACGGCCACCGTGCAGGGCGACCGCCTCGACCTGAGCGGCACGCTGCACGGCCTGGTGCCCTACCTGCTGCTGGACGGCCAGCGCCTGGCCATCACCGCCCAAGGTTCGGCCACCCGCATCGACCTGGCCCGCTGGATCACCGGCGGCGGCAGCGGCCCCGCCAACCTCGCCCTGCCCGCGGCCCTGGCGCTGGACCTCGACGTGCGCGTGGACGAGCTGGTGTACGACGCCTTCACCGCCACCGGCATCACCGGCCGCGTGGTGCTGGCCGACCGCATGCTGCGCGCCGAGCCCGTGCGCTTCACCACCGCCGGCGGCACCGTGGGCGGCGCCATCACCCTGGACGGAGGCACCACCGCCGCCTACCCGCTGGCCGTGCGCGCCTCCCTCAGCGGCATCGACGTGCACCGCCTCTTCGCCGAGTTCAAGGACTTCGGCCAGGACTTCATCGGCCAGCGCCACCTGCAGGGCACCTGCCGCGCCGAGGTGCGCTTCGACGCCCCCCTGCGGCCTGACCTGCACTTCGACCTGGACCGGCTGACCTGCACGGCGGACGTGGTGGTGGAGCAGGGCGTGCTGAAGGGCCATGCCCCGCTGATGGAGGTGGCCACCTACGTGAAGCGCAACAAGCTCGCCGGCCTGATGCTCGACGCCGACCAGCTGGCGCGCCGCCTCGCCGAGGTGCGCTTCGCCCGCTTGGAGAACCGCGTGGAGATCCGCGACCGGCAGGTGCGCATCCCCCTGATGGAGGTGAAGAGCAGCGCGCTGGACATCGAGCTCAGCGGGGTGCACGGCTTCGACGACCGCATCGACCACCGCCTCAACTTCCGCCTGGGCGACCTGGTGCGCGGGGCACCGCCGCAGGACGAGTTCGGCCCCGTGGTGGACGACGGTACCGGCCCGCGGCTCTTCCTGCGCATGCAGGGACTGGCCGGCGACCCCACCTTCAGCACCGACCCGGAGATGGCCGCCGCCCGCCGTGGCCGCCAATGGCAGCAGGAGAAACAGGAGCTGAAAGCCCTGTTCCGCAAGGACCTCGACACCCGCGACGAGCGCACCGCCACGGCCGGCACCGTGCGCTTTCAGGTGGAGCATCCGGACGATGCCGACACCCCGGAGCAGGAGCCCGCGCCCCGTCCCGAACGCCGCCGCCGCGAGGAGGAACCGCCCCCCGTGGTGATCGAGGTGGAGCCCTGAGCCGCGCGGAAGCCCCATCTTCACGGACCGAACCCGTGGACCTCTACTCCCGCAAACAGCGCTGGAAGCTGGTGCTGGCCCTGGCCGCCCTGCTCATCGTCATCGCCTCGCTGTGGTACAGCAACCGCATCGTGGACAAGGTGCGCGAGGAGGAGCGCCGCAAGGTGGAGCTCTGGGCCGAGGCCGTGCAGAACCGCGCCCGTCTGGTGAACCTCACCGACCGCCTCTTCGCCCGCCTGCGCGAGGAGGAGCGCAAGAAGGTGGAGCTCTGGGCCGAGGCCATGCTGCGCCTGGTGGGCGCCGCCGAACCCGGCGACCTCTCCTTCTTCCTCAAGGTGGTGAGCGACAACACCACCGTGCCCGTGGTGATCACCGATGCCCGCGGGGAGGTGAAGTTCCACCGCAACCTGGACAGCCTGGTGAGCGCCGACCCCGAGCGCCTGCACCAGGCCGTGGCCGACATGGCCGCCCGCCGCAAACCCGTGGAGATCGCCGTCTATGGTACGCAGAAGCAATACCTGCACTACCAGGACAGCCGCCTGCTGCGCGAGCTCGAGGAGGTGATGGACGGCATCATCCGCTCGTTCATCAGCGAAACGGTGATGAACACCGCCGCCGTGCCCGTGATCCTCACCGACAGCACCGGCGGCCGTGTGGTGGAGAGCGGCAACGTGGACAGCCTGGTGCTGCGCGACCCCGCCCTGCTGGCCGCCAAGCTCGCCGAGATGGCCGCGCGCAACCGCCCCCTGGAGGTCACCCTCGCCGGCCAGGGCCGCCACTACATCTACTTCGAGGAGTCGCTCGTCATCACCCAGCTGCGCTACTTCCCCTACGTGCAGCTGGTCATCATCGGCCTCTTCCTGCTGGTGAGCTACGCCCTCTTCAGCATCTTCCGCAACGCCGAGCAGAACCAGGTGTGGGTGGGCATGGCCAAGGAGACCGCGCACCAGCTGGGCACCCCGCTCAGCTCCCTGATGGCGTGGATGGAACTGCTCAAGAGCCGCGGCGTGGACCCCGCCGCCCTCACCGAGATGCGCAAGGACGTGGACCGGCTGGAGGTGATCACCGAGCGCTTCAGCAAGATCGGCAGCGCTCCGGAGCTCACGCCCGAGAAGCTCTACCACACCCTGCGCGCCACGGTGCTCTACCTGCGTCCGCGCCTGCCCAGCAAGGCCCGCATCGAGGTGCAGGCCCCGCCCGACCCCGAGCTGCTGGTGCCCCTCAACCGACCGCTCTTCAGCTGGGTGATCGAGAACCTCATCCGCAACGCCATCGATGCCATGGAGGGCGAGGGCTCCATCACGCTCGCCATCGAGCGTGAGGACGATGCCGTGCATGTGGACGTCACCGACACCGGCAAGGGCATCCCCGCTGCGCAGCACCGCACGGTGTTCCAGCCCGGCTTCACCACCAAGAAGCGGGGCTGGGGTTTGGGGCTCTCGCTCAGCAAGCGCATCATCGAACAGTACCACGGCGGCCGCATCGTCGTCAAGCGCAGCGCGCCTGGGAAGGGCACCACGTTCAGGATCACGTTGAAAGGCTGAGCTCCCTGCTCCTGCTCAGACGATGTCCGGTCTGTACTTCCACATCCCGTTCTGCAAGAAGGCCTGCACGTACTGTGACTTCCACTTCAGTACATCCATGCGCGGACGCGAAGGGCTGTTGGACGCGATGGAACGCGAACTGATCCAGCGCGCGCGGGAGCTCGGCGACGCACCGGTGGACACGATCTACTTCGGCGGCGGCACCCCCAGCCTGCTGGAACCCGCGCGCATCGCCTCGTTCCTGCAGCTGGCGCACGACCTGCTGCGCGTGAGGCCCGATGCCGAGGTGACCCTGGAGGCGAACCCCGATGACATCACCGCCGAACGGCTCGCCGCGTGGCAGGCGATGGGCATCACACGCCTGAGCCTGGGCACCCAGAGCTTCCGTGCGGACCGCCTGGCGTGGATGGGCCGTGCCCACGATGCGGAGCAGGCGCTGCGCAGCATCGCCCTCATCGCCCACGCCGGCTTCATGTCCTGGACCATCGACCTCATCTACGGCCTGCCGGGCATGACCCTCGCCGAATGGGACGAGCAGCTCACCATCGCGCTGGACCACGGCATGCCGCACCTCAGCGCCTACGCCCTCACCGTGGAGCCGCGCACCGCCCTGGCCCATCAGGTGAGGCAGGGCCGCACGGTGCCTGCGGATGATGAGGCCACCGCCGCCCAGTTCGACCACCTCATGGTGCGCATGAAGGCCGCCGGACTGGTGCACTACGAGATCAGCAACTTCGGGCGTCCGGGCCACTTCAGCCGCCACAACAGCAGCTACTGGGAGGGCGTGCCCTACCTGGGCATCGGGCCCGCCGCGCACAGCTTCAGCGGAACCACGCGCCGGTGGAACGTGGCGAACAATGCGCGCTACACCGCCGCCGTCGAAAAAGGGGAGCCGTTCAGCGAAACGGAAACGCTCACCCCGGTGCAGCGCACCAACGAGCTGCTCCTCACCGGGCTCCGCACCCACCGAGGCGTGCAGCTCGATGCGCTGCCGGTGGACGTCCGCCCGCGGAATGAGCAGCGGATCGTGCACTACGTGGCGCAGGGCCTCGCGCAGCTGGAAGGCGGGCGGTTAGTTTTGACCGAACGCGGAAGGCACTTCGCGGACCGCATCGCGATGGAGCTCTTCGCCGAGGCATGATCGCCGACATCGAACACCACGGACGCCGCTTCCGCGTGGACCTGGGCCGGCCCATCGACCTCAGCCTGCCCCTGCACTCCGGCGAAGGCCGGCTGCGCGCCTGGTACGTGGACCCCGTTCGCATGGAGCCCGTGGTGATGGGCGACCGCACCTTCGCGGTGAGCGCCGGCGCTCCGGTGAACTTCCGCAACGTGTTCGTCAATCCCCACGGCCACGGCACCCACACCGAGAGCGTGGGCCACCTCGACGCCGCCATCACCCCCGTGGGCTGCCTGCTCGACCGCTTCTTCTTCACCGCCGAGGTGGTGAGCCTGCGCCCCGAACAACGCCGCGCGCCCGATGGCCGCACCGACCAGGTGATCACCCTGGAGCAGCTGCGCAACGTGCTGGACGAGCGGCCGCGCGAGGCCCTGGTGCTGCGCACCCTGCCCAACGCCCCCGGCAAGGACACGCGCGACTGGTGCGGCAGCAACCCCGCCTACCTGCAGAGCACCGCCACCGCCTGGTTGCGCAGCATCGGGGTGAAGCACCTGCTGGTGGACCTGCCCAGCGTGGACCGCGAGGAGGACGGTGGCGTGCTGGCGGCGCACCATGCCTTCTGGGACTTCCCCGCCACGGTGGACACCACGCGCACCATCACCGAACTGCTGCACGTGCCCGACGCGGTGCCCGACGGCCGCTACCTGCTGGAGCTGCAGCTGGCGCATTGGATGAACGACGCCGCCCCCAGCCGGCCCGTCCTCTACGCGCTGCTGCCATGACGCTGGAGGAGTTCCGCGCCCACTGCGCCACCTTCCCGGGGTTCAGTGAGGACCTGCCCTTTGGGCCCGAGGTGCTGGCCTTCCGCGTGGGCGGGCGCATCTTCGCCCTGATGGACGTGGACACCTTCGAGAGCGTGAACCTGAAGTGCGATCCCGAACGCGCCATCGACCTGCGCGAGCAGCACCCCGGCATCACCCCGGGCTACCACATGAACAAGCGCCACTGGAACACGGTACGCACGGATGGCAGCGTGCCCCACCGCCTGCTGCTGGAGCTGGCCCGCCACAGCTACGAGCGGGTGCGTGCCTCCCTGCCGAAGAAGGTGCGGGAGGAACTCGAGAGGCCTTAGGCCGCAGGGGCGCGGAGACGCACAGAAGCGCCTCCGGTCAATCACGTACTTCCGCGGGCCCGACACTCCCTTCGCGCCTGTCGCGTCCTGGCTCGTAACCATCGCCCGCCGGTCATTCCCTCTGCGCCTCTGCGGCTACCTTTGCCACCACCATGAGCTCCCGCCGCATCGGCCGCGTCCTGCTGGGCTACTTCCTCCGCGGCCTGCTGCTGGTGGTGCCGGTCACCGTGCTCATCTGGGGCCTGTGGAAGGCGCTGTCCTTTCTGGACGGCATCATCCCCATCGAGATCCCGGGCCTGGGCCTGCTCACCCTGCTGGTGGGCCTCACCCTCTTCGGCTGGTTGGGCAGCACCATCCTGTATCAACCCGTGGCCGAATTCGGCGAGGAGGTGCTCAAGCGGATCCCCTTCCTGAAGACCTTCTATGGCGCCATCAAGGACCTGGTGGAGGCCGTGGTGGGCAACAAGAAGCGCTTCGACCGCCCTGTGCTGGTGCGCATGGCCTTGGGCAGTGACGTGGAGAAGCTCGGCTTCATCACCGAGGATGACCTCGCCCACCTGGGCATCCCCGAAGGCAAGGTGGCCGTGTACCTG is a window from the Flavobacteriales bacterium genome containing:
- a CDS encoding ribonucleotide-diphosphate reductase subunit beta, producing the protein MPARTDAANEPLLKENKDRFVLFPIQHHDIWNFYKKHEASFWTAEEIDLSPDLVDWNTKLNDDERYFIKHVLAFFAASDGIVNENLAVNFLNEVQYPEGRCFYGFQVMMENIHSETYSLLIDTYIKDPLEKDRLLHAIDTVDCVKKKAEWALRWIGKGGFAERLIAFAAVEGIFFSGSFCSIFWLKKRGLMPGLSFSNELISRDEGLHCDFACLLYTKHLINKLPKKTVETIIRDAVEIEKEFVTDALPVNLIGMNAKLMQQYIEFVADRLLMELGNEKIYHAANPFDFMDMISLQGKTNFFEKRVGEYQKAGVMTQNKETNKFSLDADF
- a CDS encoding DUF86 domain-containing protein, with the translated sequence MRAPEADRARLLHMLEAIRQLEAWPDARREEALDADGMLRYGTVKLVEVIGEAANMLTKELRAAHPEVPWALVIGMRHRLVHDYFRIDTAILAEVVAVHLPALKAQLQAMLPTLPE
- a CDS encoding nucleotidyltransferase domain-containing protein, producing the protein MRLSDDLLARLRHYFAGQPVKQAYLFGSYAREEADERSDVDILVELDHSRPIGLHFIQMGLDLEALLSRSVDLVTTKGLSPHVKPYVDRDKQLIYARP
- a CDS encoding DUF3109 family protein; its protein translation is MIEHRGILLSEDLFEKRFVCDLAACKGACCEQGDSGAPLTPEEARLIDKHYAALQPYMTARGRKAVKDQGHTSLVDSDGELVTPLVGEYQECVFAKRNAKGIWMCGIEQAYRDGTVPFNKPISCHLYPIRVVKLKDTDGLNYERWDICAPACACGERLEVPVFRFLKSALVRAYGQDWYDGLEEVYTAWMQRPVKKARKAPARRARPERGG
- a CDS encoding nucleotidyl transferase AbiEii/AbiGii toxin family protein, with protein sequence MGLPALHDFSLVGGTAMALRYGHRRSIDLDLFFHGEFDRARVVAELTEEFGTDFDYRRDAAKWAAFCTIAGVKVDIVKDPHPRINDIMIQDGIRMYTDEDIAPMKIEAILHRGRKKDFWDLDVLLTEHGLGWILDRHRAKFPDNSIAISIPYAITWFVDAEHSEDPVSLKGRTWEQVKRSISGHVNEFLK
- a CDS encoding HAMP domain-containing histidine kinase; the encoded protein is MDLYSRKQRWKLVLALAALLIVIASLWYSNRIVDKVREEERRKVELWAEAVQNRARLVNLTDRLFARLREEERKKVELWAEAMLRLVGAAEPGDLSFFLKVVSDNTTVPVVITDARGEVKFHRNLDSLVSADPERLHQAVADMAARRKPVEIAVYGTQKQYLHYQDSRLLRELEEVMDGIIRSFISETVMNTAAVPVILTDSTGGRVVESGNVDSLVLRDPALLAAKLAEMAARNRPLEVTLAGQGRHYIYFEESLVITQLRYFPYVQLVIIGLFLLVSYALFSIFRNAEQNQVWVGMAKETAHQLGTPLSSLMAWMELLKSRGVDPAALTEMRKDVDRLEVITERFSKIGSAPELTPEKLYHTLRATVLYLRPRLPSKARIEVQAPPDPELLVPLNRPLFSWVIENLIRNAIDAMEGEGSITLAIEREDDAVHVDVTDTGKGIPAAQHRTVFQPGFTTKKRGWGLGLSLSKRIIEQYHGGRIVVKRSAPGKGTTFRITLKG
- the hemW gene encoding radical SAM family heme chaperone HemW, whose product is MSGLYFHIPFCKKACTYCDFHFSTSMRGREGLLDAMERELIQRARELGDAPVDTIYFGGGTPSLLEPARIASFLQLAHDLLRVRPDAEVTLEANPDDITAERLAAWQAMGITRLSLGTQSFRADRLAWMGRAHDAEQALRSIALIAHAGFMSWTIDLIYGLPGMTLAEWDEQLTIALDHGMPHLSAYALTVEPRTALAHQVRQGRTVPADDEATAAQFDHLMVRMKAAGLVHYEISNFGRPGHFSRHNSSYWEGVPYLGIGPAAHSFSGTTRRWNVANNARYTAAVEKGEPFSETETLTPVQRTNELLLTGLRTHRGVQLDALPVDVRPRNEQRIVHYVAQGLAQLEGGRLVLTERGRHFADRIAMELFAEA
- a CDS encoding cyclase family protein, with the translated sequence MIADIEHHGRRFRVDLGRPIDLSLPLHSGEGRLRAWYVDPVRMEPVVMGDRTFAVSAGAPVNFRNVFVNPHGHGTHTESVGHLDAAITPVGCLLDRFFFTAEVVSLRPEQRRAPDGRTDQVITLEQLRNVLDERPREALVLRTLPNAPGKDTRDWCGSNPAYLQSTATAWLRSIGVKHLLVDLPSVDREEDGGVLAAHHAFWDFPATVDTTRTITELLHVPDAVPDGRYLLELQLAHWMNDAAPSRPVLYALLP
- a CDS encoding MmcQ/YjbR family DNA-binding protein; its protein translation is MTLEEFRAHCATFPGFSEDLPFGPEVLAFRVGGRIFALMDVDTFESVNLKCDPERAIDLREQHPGITPGYHMNKRHWNTVRTDGSVPHRLLLELARHSYERVRASLPKKVREELERP
- a CDS encoding DUF502 domain-containing protein produces the protein MSSRRIGRVLLGYFLRGLLLVVPVTVLIWGLWKALSFLDGIIPIEIPGLGLLTLLVGLTLFGWLGSTILYQPVAEFGEEVLKRIPFLKTFYGAIKDLVEAVVGNKKRFDRPVLVRMALGSDVEKLGFITEDDLAHLGIPEGKVAVYLPHSFAWSGNLYIVPARNVTPIDARAADVMKFVVSGGVAKVDDDAH